The following coding sequences lie in one Streptomyces xiamenensis genomic window:
- the rpsD gene encoding 30S ribosomal protein S4, with protein sequence MNQSRPKVKKSRALGIALTPKAVKYFEKRPYPPGQHGRGRKQTSDYKVRLLEKQRLRAQYDISERQMVRAYDRARKVEGKTGEALIIELERRLDALVLRSGLARTIYQARQMVVHGHIAVNDRKVDKPSFRVRPDDVVTVRERSREKHPFLVAREGGYALDGETPRYLQVNLQALAFRLDRDPQRKEIPVVCDEQLVVEFYAR encoded by the coding sequence GTGAACCAGTCACGCCCCAAGGTCAAGAAGTCGCGGGCGCTCGGCATCGCACTGACCCCCAAGGCCGTCAAGTACTTCGAGAAGCGCCCCTACCCTCCCGGCCAGCATGGGCGTGGCCGGAAGCAGACCAGTGACTACAAGGTCCGGCTGTTGGAGAAGCAGCGGTTGCGCGCCCAGTACGACATCAGCGAGCGGCAGATGGTCCGCGCCTACGACCGTGCGCGCAAGGTCGAAGGCAAGACCGGTGAGGCTCTGATCATCGAGCTGGAGCGGCGACTTGACGCGCTGGTGCTCCGCTCCGGTCTGGCTCGTACCATCTACCAGGCCCGCCAGATGGTCGTACACGGTCACATCGCGGTCAACGACCGCAAGGTGGACAAGCCGTCCTTCCGGGTCCGCCCGGACGACGTGGTCACCGTCCGCGAGCGCAGCCGGGAGAAGCACCCCTTCCTCGTCGCCCGCGAGGGTGGCTACGCGCTGGACGGGGAGACCCCGCGCTACCTCCAGGTCAACCTCCAGGCGCTCGCGTTCCGGCTCGACCGAGACCCGCAGCGCAAGGAGATCCCGGTGGTCTGCGACGAGCAGCTGGTCGTGGAGTTCTACGCCCGCTGA
- a CDS encoding DUF2470 domain-containing protein — MLRPGSAISAQQPTAAERVRTLVESNASASLTIPGTELDEPGLSTPESRAVAASGDVMLLIPARAPAARAAVHAQGDDLTAVMEITDVAPVSVPHRIRGRGWVAGWLTAVAGSERAAAARLLAQRHPAGPVPGPGWTLLRLEVGEAYTDDLWGAAQVEPDEFTAASPDPLARHEAELLQHLAASHGTQLRSLCVLLGDRGNSCGTWRQVVPLGLDRFGLRVRFCAGEHCFDARFDFPEPVRDVTELRRAMRHLFEAAAVEE, encoded by the coding sequence ATGCTTCGACCTGGGAGCGCCATCAGCGCCCAACAGCCCACCGCAGCCGAGCGGGTGCGCACCCTCGTGGAGTCGAACGCGTCAGCGAGTCTGACCATTCCGGGCACCGAACTGGACGAACCAGGGCTCAGCACACCCGAATCCCGCGCCGTCGCGGCCTCGGGAGATGTGATGCTGCTGATCCCGGCCCGTGCCCCGGCGGCCAGAGCCGCCGTTCACGCCCAAGGTGACGATCTGACTGCGGTGATGGAGATCACCGATGTCGCCCCCGTCTCCGTACCCCATCGTATCCGGGGTCGCGGATGGGTCGCCGGGTGGCTGACCGCGGTCGCGGGGAGCGAGCGCGCGGCGGCCGCCCGGCTGCTCGCGCAGCGGCATCCGGCCGGACCGGTACCGGGCCCCGGGTGGACCCTGCTGCGCCTGGAGGTGGGCGAGGCGTACACCGACGATCTGTGGGGCGCCGCCCAGGTGGAGCCCGATGAGTTCACCGCCGCCTCGCCCGACCCGCTGGCCCGGCACGAGGCCGAACTGCTCCAGCACCTGGCCGCCTCCCACGGGACGCAGTTGCGCTCGCTGTGCGTCCTGCTGGGTGACCGGGGCAACAGCTGCGGCACCTGGCGGCAGGTGGTGCCGCTGGGGCTGGACCGCTTCGGGCTGCGGGTGCGGTTCTGCGCCGGCGAGCACTGCTTCGACGCCCGCTTCGATTTCCCCGAGCCGGTGCGCGACGTGACCGAGCTGCGGCGCGCCATGCGGCATCTGTTCGAGGCGGCGGCCGTCGAGGAGTGA